In one window of Microbacterium natoriense DNA:
- a CDS encoding transglutaminase family protein, whose product MSRTDTIAEPAAEAAQTLDALVALGSSGPRRRRRPPTLSWHGDDERHEAFFAPAVLATASALVALWPYTSVISPGTWSFTVLSVVLTVALVGFGMRIALRYRPMWVRELSALVAQVLASIGVVTLLVAGDTAVFGLVPTPTSLRMFESLTATAWEQVVFGSAPLDSTPGLRLLMGAGFAILTILLDQLIATRGAVLASLLVAVVGAVPMIVTLGEANVVWFVLLAIVVLLLFRSTARRHPDAPRRDSSFTAIAAGAAAVVAALVVAPVVPVSATLAGSGIGVTVDASLRLGEDLRQPNPVEVLTLATSGKTAPYLRLTTLSDFNGRTWVPDRGELQSTSTGFGPAEWGEDVSVAEQTTSIRVLRMSSSWLPVPYPATSVQGVGAAWMVMPENRTLVSRNADAVGNDYTVASSSITPSLEQIRALSAAETSAADDEVELPEIIAQTAAEVTATATTDYDRLIAMQSWFRTQFIYSLDTPVEEDFDGTGAQAVAKFLEVRSGYCVHFAGAFALMAQSLGMETRIVVGYLPGTRTQEKRGDEAVYSVSSDQLHSWPEVLFPGIGWVPFEPTATLGTPTAFSSAATSGGTGGSATPAPTTRPDDEETPAPEVDRNDAGGGATGADGLRRLDPTPVVLGGFGVLLIVLLPMLIRLAVRAMRLGRARRGDAGAAWTELRATLIDLQIAVSDADSPRRRARGLVTENGVDVQAMKTLTDAVERASYARSAEPADLAPALGDVLHRLRASVDRPARVRALLMPRSLVAGRAGDAPLLA is encoded by the coding sequence ATGCGCTGGTCGCACTGGGCTCGAGTGGACCGCGACGGCGCCGACGGCCGCCCACCCTGAGCTGGCATGGTGATGACGAGCGCCACGAGGCGTTCTTCGCCCCGGCTGTGCTCGCGACGGCATCCGCTCTCGTTGCGCTGTGGCCCTACACCTCGGTGATCTCGCCCGGGACATGGTCGTTCACCGTCCTCTCTGTCGTGCTCACGGTCGCGCTCGTGGGTTTCGGAATGCGCATAGCGCTGCGCTACCGACCCATGTGGGTCCGCGAGCTCTCGGCCCTCGTCGCACAGGTGCTCGCCTCGATCGGCGTGGTGACGCTGCTGGTCGCCGGCGACACCGCCGTGTTCGGACTCGTGCCCACGCCCACCTCCCTGAGGATGTTCGAATCGCTCACCGCGACGGCCTGGGAGCAGGTGGTCTTCGGATCGGCGCCCCTCGACAGCACTCCGGGGCTCCGCCTCCTGATGGGTGCCGGATTCGCGATCCTGACGATCCTGCTCGATCAGCTCATCGCGACACGCGGAGCCGTGCTCGCGAGTCTGCTCGTCGCGGTGGTGGGCGCGGTCCCGATGATCGTGACGCTCGGCGAAGCCAACGTCGTCTGGTTCGTGCTGCTGGCGATCGTCGTGCTCCTCCTGTTCCGCAGCACGGCCCGCCGTCACCCCGATGCACCGCGCCGAGACTCGTCCTTCACCGCCATCGCAGCGGGAGCCGCGGCCGTCGTGGCCGCTCTCGTCGTCGCCCCCGTCGTCCCGGTGTCGGCGACGCTGGCTGGCAGCGGCATTGGCGTCACGGTCGACGCCTCGTTACGCCTGGGTGAAGACCTGCGCCAGCCGAACCCGGTCGAGGTGCTCACGCTCGCAACGAGCGGCAAGACCGCCCCTTACCTGCGCCTGACGACGCTGTCGGACTTCAACGGCCGCACCTGGGTACCCGATCGCGGTGAGCTGCAGTCGACCAGCACCGGCTTCGGCCCTGCGGAATGGGGCGAGGATGTCTCGGTCGCCGAGCAGACCACGTCGATCAGGGTGCTGCGCATGTCGAGCTCGTGGCTGCCGGTGCCGTATCCGGCCACGAGCGTGCAAGGCGTGGGGGCCGCGTGGATGGTGATGCCCGAGAACCGCACGCTCGTCTCGCGCAACGCGGATGCCGTCGGCAACGACTACACGGTCGCGTCCTCGAGCATCACCCCGTCGCTCGAGCAGATCCGGGCACTGTCGGCAGCGGAGACGTCCGCCGCCGACGACGAGGTCGAGCTACCCGAGATCATCGCGCAGACCGCTGCGGAGGTCACGGCCACGGCGACGACGGACTACGACCGGCTGATCGCCATGCAGAGCTGGTTCCGCACGCAGTTCATCTACTCGCTCGACACTCCGGTCGAGGAGGACTTCGACGGCACCGGGGCGCAGGCCGTGGCGAAGTTCCTCGAGGTGCGTTCGGGCTACTGCGTCCACTTCGCCGGAGCGTTCGCGCTCATGGCGCAGAGCCTGGGCATGGAGACCCGCATCGTCGTCGGCTATCTGCCCGGCACACGCACGCAGGAGAAGCGCGGAGACGAGGCCGTCTACTCGGTCTCCAGCGATCAGCTGCACTCCTGGCCCGAGGTGCTGTTCCCCGGCATCGGGTGGGTGCCGTTCGAACCGACCGCGACGCTGGGCACGCCGACGGCCTTCTCTTCCGCCGCGACCTCCGGAGGAACAGGAGGCTCGGCCACGCCCGCGCCGACCACACGGCCCGACGACGAGGAGACCCCGGCTCCCGAGGTCGATCGGAACGACGCCGGCGGCGGCGCGACGGGTGCCGACGGACTGCGGCGTCTGGACCCGACGCCCGTGGTCCTCGGCGGCTTCGGTGTGCTGCTGATCGTCCTGCTGCCGATGCTCATCCGCCTCGCGGTCCGTGCGATGCGGCTCGGACGAGCGCGCCGTGGAGACGCGGGAGCGGCTTGGACCGAGCTGCGTGCGACCTTGATCGACTTGCAGATCGCGGTCTCGGATGCCGATTCGCCGCGTCGACGAGCCCGCGGGCTCGTGACGGAGAACGGCGTTGACGTGCAGGCGATGAAGACGCTGACGGATGCCGTCGAGCGGGCGAGCTACGCGAGATCGGCCGAGCCGGCCGATCTCGCGCCGGCGCTCGGAGACGTGCTGCATCGTCTGCGCGCGAGCGTCGACCGGCCCGCGCGAGTCAGAGCGCTGCTGATGCCGAGGTCACTCGTCGCCGGACGCGCCGGTGACGCTCCTCTGCTGGCCTGA
- a CDS encoding extracellular solute-binding protein, whose amino-acid sequence MRTKPLAAIGAIAVGAVVLSGCSASGDAETSDSGDRTITVAYQMTSAFHQLDDLFQKVKPEFEAANPGVTVKLQPIESEDEYFTKLALMNGSPDTAPDVIYEDTFQLRSDAAAGYLLPIDDYLADWDDWDQFYDAAKEAGLGGDGSTYGVSMGTDTRAIYYNKEIFAAAGLPADWQPTSWQDILDAAEAVKAYNADLIPLNIYGSKSAGEQTSMQGLEMLLYGTESTLYDADSDKWAVGSKGLTDAFGFYDTLYKNDLATPLDLALDATIGSRVSTELLPEGKLAMAIDGSWLPGGWISGDGAWDGWEDKIGLAKMPTQDGGDPGYTSMSGGWTLAVGSQTKHPQTSFDFIAMALNQENSLKYDTENSQIAVREDVATDDAYLSYNPTFAFFSDLVKYTHFRPTTPDYSQITSALQQATESVITGEATPEDAAKTYDDALTQIVGTDKVE is encoded by the coding sequence ATGCGAACGAAGCCACTCGCCGCCATCGGCGCGATCGCCGTCGGCGCGGTCGTCCTCTCGGGATGCAGCGCGTCCGGGGACGCGGAGACGTCCGACAGCGGAGACCGCACCATCACGGTCGCCTATCAGATGACGTCCGCGTTCCACCAGCTCGACGACCTCTTCCAGAAGGTCAAACCCGAGTTCGAGGCCGCCAACCCCGGTGTGACGGTGAAGCTCCAGCCGATCGAGTCCGAGGACGAGTACTTCACGAAGCTCGCCCTGATGAACGGTTCGCCCGACACCGCACCCGACGTGATCTACGAGGACACGTTCCAGCTGCGCTCCGACGCCGCCGCCGGCTATCTGCTCCCGATCGACGACTACCTCGCCGACTGGGACGACTGGGACCAGTTCTACGACGCCGCCAAGGAGGCGGGGCTCGGTGGAGACGGCAGCACCTACGGCGTCTCGATGGGCACCGACACCCGCGCGATCTATTACAACAAGGAGATCTTCGCCGCGGCAGGACTCCCCGCAGACTGGCAGCCCACCTCGTGGCAGGACATCCTCGACGCCGCCGAAGCGGTGAAGGCGTACAACGCCGACCTGATCCCGCTGAACATCTACGGCAGCAAGAGCGCCGGTGAGCAGACGTCGATGCAGGGGCTCGAGATGCTGCTCTACGGCACCGAGTCCACCCTGTACGACGCCGACTCCGACAAGTGGGCCGTGGGCTCCAAGGGCCTTACAGACGCTTTCGGCTTCTACGACACGCTCTACAAGAACGATCTGGCGACTCCGCTCGATCTCGCCCTCGACGCGACCATCGGCAGTCGCGTCTCCACCGAGCTGCTGCCCGAGGGGAAGCTCGCCATGGCGATCGACGGATCGTGGCTGCCCGGCGGCTGGATCAGCGGCGACGGCGCCTGGGACGGCTGGGAGGACAAGATCGGTCTCGCCAAGATGCCGACGCAGGACGGCGGCGACCCCGGCTACACGTCGATGTCCGGGGGCTGGACTCTCGCGGTCGGCTCTCAGACGAAGCATCCGCAGACGTCCTTCGACTTCATCGCGATGGCGCTGAACCAGGAGAACTCCCTCAAGTACGACACGGAGAACAGTCAGATCGCCGTCCGGGAGGACGTCGCGACCGACGACGCGTACCTCTCGTACAACCCGACGTTCGCGTTCTTCTCCGACCTCGTGAAGTACACGCATTTCCGTCCGACCACACCGGACTACTCGCAGATCACCAGCGCGCTTCAGCAGGCGACCGAATCGGTGATCACCGGAGAAGCCACACCCGAGGACGCGGCGAAGACCTACGACGATGCGCTCACCCAGATCGTCGGCACGGACAAGGTCGAGTAG
- a CDS encoding DUF4406 domain-containing protein — MNNPLLILIAGPYRSGTGGDPVAIARNLERLEEAAAPLHRLGHVPMIGEWVALPTLRGLTPGETGQSDVMYDVAARLLQHCDAVLRLPGASSGADNDVKIARERGLPVYFSLDEVPAA, encoded by the coding sequence ATGAACAATCCACTTCTCATTCTCATCGCCGGCCCCTATCGCTCCGGCACCGGCGGAGACCCCGTCGCGATCGCGCGCAACCTCGAGCGCCTCGAGGAAGCGGCGGCGCCTCTGCACCGCCTCGGTCATGTCCCGATGATCGGCGAGTGGGTCGCGTTGCCGACGCTGCGCGGCCTGACACCGGGCGAGACCGGGCAGTCGGACGTCATGTACGACGTCGCGGCCCGACTGCTGCAGCACTGCGACGCGGTACTCAGACTTCCCGGCGCCTCCTCGGGTGCCGACAACGACGTGAAGATCGCCCGCGAGCGCGGCCTGCCCGTGTACTTCTCGCTGGATGAGGTTCCCGCGGCCTAG
- a CDS encoding DeoR/GlpR family DNA-binding transcription regulator: MSDTVALTVQQHERTGRNEMLSAQRKEHLMALLAADGRVVAKAVAADLGISEDSIRRDLRELADEGRCIRVYGGALPMPAADAPVAQRLGIATDSKDRVARAAVALIRPASTIILDAGTTTLTMARMLPDDVTVLTPSPAVALAAMESSRARVIMIGGELSRHSAVVGGALAQESIARLAADVLFVGVTGIHPEHGLTTGELDDAVTKRALAARSADTYVLGSAEKIGAVSRFPVLSLDEVSGIITDREDRNPLISQLRTA, from the coding sequence ATGTCGGACACTGTAGCGTTAACCGTGCAACAACATGAAAGAACGGGAAGAAACGAGATGCTGAGCGCGCAACGCAAAGAACACCTCATGGCTCTGCTCGCCGCCGACGGCAGAGTCGTGGCCAAGGCCGTCGCCGCCGACCTCGGCATCTCGGAGGACTCGATACGCCGGGATCTGCGCGAACTCGCCGATGAGGGCCGATGCATCCGCGTGTACGGCGGCGCCCTGCCGATGCCCGCGGCAGACGCGCCCGTCGCCCAGCGACTGGGCATCGCCACCGACAGCAAGGACCGTGTGGCCCGAGCGGCGGTCGCGCTGATCCGGCCGGCATCCACGATCATCCTGGATGCGGGCACGACGACGCTGACCATGGCGCGGATGCTCCCAGACGACGTCACCGTCCTCACGCCGAGCCCTGCTGTCGCGCTCGCCGCGATGGAGAGCTCGAGAGCCCGAGTGATCATGATCGGCGGCGAGCTCAGCCGGCACTCGGCGGTCGTCGGAGGAGCCCTCGCGCAGGAATCGATAGCCCGGCTCGCCGCTGACGTCCTCTTCGTCGGCGTCACCGGCATCCACCCCGAGCACGGACTCACCACAGGAGAGCTCGATGATGCGGTCACCAAGCGTGCGCTCGCCGCGCGCAGCGCCGACACCTACGTGCTCGGCAGCGCGGAGAAGATCGGTGCGGTCTCGCGCTTCCCCGTGCTCTCCCTCGACGAGGTCTCCGGCATCATCACCGATCGCGAAGACCGCAACCCGCTCATCTCACAACTGCGCACCGCGTAA
- a CDS encoding carbohydrate ABC transporter permease, giving the protein MTSASATRSPVPVHTGPGRRARFRDLMRSVPLLPAVVLLVVFLLGPIIYAIWGSLTNRALTGYRAAKPEFVGLENYFSLFTDPNFWTALVLTVVFVLFSAIIGQNVLGLGVAALMRIGSKSVNSVVGALVVVAWVMPEIVAAFALYAYFSKDGTLNALLEAVGIPAVSWLIEYPMFAVILANVWRGTAFSMLVYGAALNEVPPEVMEAAQIDGANAAQRFFLITIPMIRRSISTNLMLTTLQTLGTFGLIWVMTKGGPGVSSSTLPVLAYQEAFQYSQIGYGTAIAAVTLVLGAIFAIFYIRILKPEVD; this is encoded by the coding sequence GTGACCTCCGCCTCCGCAACGCGCAGCCCGGTCCCGGTGCATACCGGGCCCGGGCGGCGCGCCCGCTTCCGCGACCTGATGCGCTCCGTCCCGCTGCTGCCCGCCGTGGTGCTGCTGGTCGTGTTCCTGCTCGGGCCGATCATCTATGCGATCTGGGGCTCGCTGACCAACCGAGCCCTCACGGGCTATCGGGCGGCGAAGCCCGAGTTCGTCGGACTCGAGAACTACTTCTCGCTGTTCACCGACCCGAATTTCTGGACGGCGCTGGTTCTCACGGTCGTCTTCGTGCTGTTCTCCGCGATCATCGGTCAGAACGTGCTGGGCCTCGGCGTCGCCGCGCTCATGCGCATCGGCTCGAAGTCGGTCAACAGCGTCGTCGGCGCGCTCGTCGTCGTCGCCTGGGTGATGCCCGAGATCGTCGCCGCTTTCGCCCTCTACGCCTACTTCTCGAAGGACGGGACGCTCAACGCGCTGCTGGAGGCCGTCGGTATCCCTGCGGTGAGCTGGCTCATCGAGTACCCGATGTTCGCCGTCATCCTCGCCAACGTCTGGCGGGGCACAGCCTTCTCGATGCTCGTCTACGGAGCCGCTCTCAACGAGGTGCCGCCCGAGGTAATGGAGGCCGCGCAGATCGACGGCGCGAACGCCGCCCAGCGCTTCTTCCTCATCACCATCCCGATGATCCGCCGCTCGATCTCGACGAACCTGATGCTCACCACCTTGCAGACGCTCGGGACCTTCGGTCTCATCTGGGTGATGACCAAGGGAGGGCCGGGCGTATCGAGTTCGACCCTTCCCGTCCTCGCCTATCAGGAGGCGTTCCAGTACTCCCAGATCGGCTACGGCACGGCGATCGCCGCGGTGACTCTCGTGCTCGGCGCGATCTTCGCGATCTTCTACATCCGCATCCTCAAGCCGGAGGTCGACTGA
- a CDS encoding carbohydrate ABC transporter permease: MTATEALVRPVVGRGQRISVASPAKRRSTWLANTVLIVIGIVFLVPIAWIVFSAVSPSATVSISVPESLTFDNFVSVFDWSMTLLPLWNSALISFGTALITVVVGVLAAYPLSRHNSRFQRGFMYSVLFGSCLPITAMMVPVYALFVQLKMLDSQVSVILFMAATSLPMAIWMLKNFMDSVPVSLEEAAWVDGASAMRALWTIVLPLMRPGISVVFIFVFTQAWGNFFVPFVLLFSSEKMPAAVAIFTFFGNHGAVAYGQLAAFATLYSVPILVLYLLVQRLSGSSFALAGGVKG, from the coding sequence ATGACCGCCACTGAAGCACTCGTCCGCCCCGTCGTCGGGCGCGGCCAGCGGATCTCCGTCGCCTCTCCCGCGAAGCGCCGCTCGACGTGGCTCGCCAACACCGTCCTGATCGTGATCGGGATCGTGTTCCTCGTGCCGATCGCGTGGATCGTGTTCTCTGCGGTGTCCCCGTCGGCCACGGTGTCGATCTCGGTGCCGGAGAGCCTCACCTTCGACAACTTCGTCTCGGTGTTCGACTGGTCCATGACGCTGCTGCCGCTGTGGAACTCGGCGCTGATCTCGTTCGGCACGGCCCTCATCACCGTCGTCGTCGGCGTGCTCGCCGCGTATCCGCTCTCGCGGCACAACTCGCGCTTCCAGCGCGGCTTCATGTACTCGGTCCTGTTCGGCTCGTGCCTGCCGATCACGGCCATGATGGTGCCGGTGTACGCACTCTTCGTGCAGTTGAAGATGCTCGACTCGCAGGTCAGCGTGATCCTCTTCATGGCCGCGACGTCGTTGCCCATGGCGATCTGGATGCTGAAGAACTTCATGGACTCGGTGCCGGTCTCGCTCGAGGAGGCCGCATGGGTCGACGGAGCCTCCGCCATGCGGGCGCTGTGGACCATCGTCCTGCCGCTCATGCGCCCCGGCATCAGCGTCGTCTTCATCTTCGTGTTCACACAGGCGTGGGGGAACTTCTTCGTCCCGTTCGTCCTGCTGTTCAGCTCGGAGAAGATGCCGGCGGCCGTCGCGATCTTCACGTTCTTCGGCAACCACGGCGCCGTCGCCTACGGGCAGCTCGCCGCGTTCGCCACCTTGTACTCCGTGCCGATCCTCGTCCTGTACCTGCTCGTGCAGCGCCTCTCCGGCAGCAGCTTCGCGCTGGCCGGCGGCGTCAAGGGCTGA
- a CDS encoding alpha-mannosidase, translating to MHDRTALIEMRIDRFIRERLRPARHRLSHPLEVRAWEVPGEPVPFADALRADYAPTAVGAPWGRPWGTTWFRVSGEIPTEWRTASGDLPDGTRAELVVDLGFTAGQSGFQAEALVWGLDGNPIKGISPFNNTVAAAVQPDGRIDVLLEAASNPDVGSIFTFDPTDLGDPETAGVDPVYVLRVVDVALRDLTVESLLDDTVILRGLVAELDASSPRRAEIVQALDRMIDLVDPHDVAGTAAEGREALRAVLASPAHASAHVLHAVGHAHIDSAWLWPVRETARKVSRTFSNVLSLMDENPDVVFASSSAQQFAWIKERYPEIWERLVERVREGRFVPVGGMWVESDTNMVGSEALARQLVEGKGFFLREFGIDTPEVWLPDSFGYSGALPQIIKASGSKWFLTQKISWNETNRMPHHTFLWEGLDGTRVFTHFPPVDKYNSDASQADLAHAQRNFQDKGRARLSLLPYGYGDGGGGPTREMAAQVERAASLEGSPIARHSTPRAFFEQAETEYPSPEVWSGELYLEFHRGTYTSQLGTKQGNRRSEHLLREAELWAATASVRTGRAYPAEQLKRLWQLVLLQQFHDILPGSSIAWVHQDAERNYAAIAAELEQIITDSLLALVGEGTRSLVANAAPHRHAAVGALAIGEADAVAPVEPVAVDGGFVLDNGLVRATIDARGALTSIVDLASGREVVPAGQSAGVFQLHRDTPTQWDAWDIDEHYRRNVTDLLDVDVMEVVDGAVVISRSFGASTLVHSIRLDEGSRTLKLAVDIDWHERQKLLKLSVPVDVHTDHAASEIQFGHIVRPTHTNTSWDAARFETVAHRWVRVGESDFGVAVTNDSTYGHDITRHPRETGGTYSTVRLSLVRAALFPDPQQDQGRHHLEVGIVIGGELVDAIAEGYRTNLAERRIEGADDVQPLVSIDHPGVVVEAVKLAEDGSGDVVVRLYEALGRRAEATVTVGFPSGDASEVDLLERKIERAALTSQDADGIRLALRPFQLVTLRLPRV from the coding sequence ATGCACGACCGCACCGCGCTCATCGAGATGCGCATCGACCGATTCATCCGCGAGCGCCTCCGTCCGGCGCGTCACCGGCTGAGCCACCCGCTCGAGGTTCGCGCCTGGGAGGTGCCGGGGGAGCCGGTGCCCTTCGCCGATGCACTCCGGGCTGACTACGCGCCCACCGCAGTCGGAGCCCCGTGGGGGCGCCCCTGGGGTACGACCTGGTTCCGTGTCAGCGGGGAGATCCCGACCGAGTGGCGCACGGCATCCGGCGATCTTCCCGACGGCACCCGGGCAGAGCTCGTCGTGGACCTCGGCTTCACGGCCGGACAGAGCGGCTTCCAGGCCGAGGCTCTCGTCTGGGGTCTCGACGGGAATCCGATCAAGGGCATCTCGCCGTTCAACAACACGGTGGCCGCGGCGGTCCAGCCGGACGGCCGCATCGACGTGCTGCTCGAGGCGGCCTCCAACCCCGACGTGGGCAGCATCTTCACGTTCGACCCCACCGACCTCGGCGACCCCGAGACCGCCGGTGTCGATCCGGTCTACGTGCTCCGCGTCGTCGATGTGGCCCTGCGCGACCTGACCGTCGAGTCCCTGCTCGACGACACCGTGATCCTGCGCGGACTCGTGGCCGAACTGGATGCCTCGTCTCCACGACGGGCGGAGATCGTGCAGGCGCTGGATCGGATGATCGACCTCGTCGACCCGCATGACGTCGCGGGCACGGCGGCAGAGGGTCGCGAGGCGCTGCGGGCGGTGCTGGCGAGCCCAGCACATGCGAGCGCACATGTGCTGCATGCCGTCGGTCACGCGCATATCGACTCGGCCTGGCTGTGGCCTGTGCGCGAGACGGCCCGCAAGGTGTCGCGGACCTTCTCGAACGTGCTCTCGCTGATGGACGAGAACCCCGACGTCGTGTTCGCCAGTTCGTCAGCGCAGCAGTTCGCCTGGATCAAGGAGCGCTACCCGGAGATCTGGGAGCGTCTGGTCGAGCGCGTGCGCGAAGGACGCTTCGTTCCGGTCGGCGGCATGTGGGTCGAGTCGGACACGAACATGGTGGGCTCCGAAGCCCTCGCTCGTCAGCTCGTCGAGGGGAAGGGGTTCTTCCTCCGAGAGTTCGGGATCGACACCCCTGAGGTCTGGCTGCCCGACTCCTTCGGGTACAGCGGTGCTCTTCCGCAGATCATCAAGGCCTCAGGATCGAAGTGGTTCCTCACCCAGAAGATCTCCTGGAATGAGACGAACCGGATGCCGCACCACACGTTCCTCTGGGAGGGACTCGACGGCACGCGCGTGTTCACGCACTTCCCTCCGGTGGACAAGTACAACTCCGATGCGTCGCAGGCCGATCTCGCGCACGCGCAGCGGAACTTCCAGGACAAGGGACGTGCCCGGCTCTCGCTGCTGCCGTACGGCTACGGCGACGGCGGGGGCGGGCCGACCCGAGAGATGGCTGCGCAGGTCGAGCGCGCGGCGTCGCTGGAAGGATCGCCGATCGCCCGGCACTCCACGCCGCGGGCGTTCTTCGAGCAGGCTGAGACCGAGTACCCGTCGCCCGAGGTGTGGAGCGGTGAGCTGTACCTCGAGTTCCACCGCGGCACCTACACGAGCCAGCTGGGCACCAAGCAGGGCAACCGTCGCAGCGAGCATCTGCTCCGCGAGGCCGAGCTCTGGGCCGCCACGGCGTCGGTCCGAACCGGACGCGCCTACCCGGCCGAGCAGCTCAAGCGCCTCTGGCAGCTCGTGCTCCTCCAGCAGTTCCACGACATCCTGCCGGGGTCGTCGATCGCCTGGGTCCATCAGGATGCCGAACGCAACTACGCGGCGATCGCCGCAGAGCTCGAGCAGATCATCACCGACTCGCTGCTCGCGCTGGTCGGCGAGGGCACGCGCAGCCTCGTGGCCAATGCGGCCCCGCACCGGCATGCCGCGGTCGGCGCCTTGGCGATCGGCGAGGCGGATGCCGTCGCTCCCGTCGAACCGGTCGCCGTGGACGGCGGGTTCGTGCTCGACAACGGGCTCGTGCGCGCGACGATCGACGCGCGGGGTGCGCTGACGTCGATCGTCGACCTGGCGAGCGGCCGCGAGGTCGTGCCCGCAGGGCAGAGCGCCGGTGTCTTCCAGCTGCACCGGGACACCCCGACGCAGTGGGACGCCTGGGACATCGACGAGCACTACCGCCGCAACGTCACCGATCTCCTCGACGTGGACGTCATGGAGGTCGTCGACGGGGCCGTGGTGATCTCGCGCTCATTCGGAGCATCGACGCTGGTGCACAGCATCCGCCTCGATGAGGGGTCGCGGACCTTGAAGCTCGCCGTCGACATCGACTGGCACGAGCGGCAGAAGCTGCTCAAGCTCAGCGTGCCCGTCGACGTGCACACCGATCACGCCGCCTCCGAGATCCAGTTCGGGCACATCGTGCGTCCGACCCACACGAACACCTCGTGGGATGCTGCGCGCTTCGAGACCGTGGCGCATCGGTGGGTCAGAGTGGGGGAGAGCGACTTCGGCGTCGCGGTCACCAACGACTCCACCTACGGCCACGACATCACCCGGCACCCGCGTGAGACGGGCGGCACGTACTCGACCGTGCGGCTCTCGCTCGTCAGGGCGGCGCTGTTCCCCGATCCGCAGCAGGACCAGGGCCGGCACCATCTCGAGGTGGGCATCGTCATCGGCGGCGAGCTCGTCGACGCGATCGCCGAGGGATACCGCACGAACCTCGCGGAGCGCCGCATCGAGGGTGCCGACGATGTGCAGCCTCTCGTCTCGATCGACCACCCGGGCGTTGTGGTCGAGGCGGTCAAGCTCGCCGAAGACGGCAGCGGCGACGTCGTCGTCCGACTGTACGAGGCCCTCGGGCGTCGTGCCGAGGCGACTGTCACCGTGGGCTTCCCGAGCGGTGACGCCAGCGAGGTGGACCTGCTCGAGCGCAAGATCGAACGGGCCGCCCTGACGAGTCAGGATGCCGATGGCATCAGGCTGGCGCTGCGTCCGTTCCAGCTCGTGACGCTGCGACTGCCGCGGGTCTGA
- the trhO gene encoding oxygen-dependent tRNA uridine(34) hydroxylase TrhO: MATPKIILFYVFTPLADPEAIRLWQRDLGESLGLRGRLLISKDGINGTLGGDVITLKKWVRKFRGYAPFKDADIKWSEGTGVDAEGRSLDFPKLSVKVRDEIVSFGAPGELQVDENGVVGGGTRLTPEALHELIDERGDEVVFFDGRNALEAQIGRFRNAVVPDTETTRDFVSLLDSGAYDDLKGKPVVTYCTGGIRCEVLSSLMTSRGFGEVYQLEGGIVRYGEQYGDDGLWEGSLYVFDKRRSMDFSDHAAVIGVCAGCGAATKRTANCPDPSCQTQAVVCESCEAVRCTAHAA, translated from the coding sequence GTGGCAACACCCAAGATCATCCTCTTCTACGTCTTCACCCCGCTCGCCGATCCCGAGGCGATCCGGCTGTGGCAGCGCGACCTCGGCGAATCGCTCGGGCTCCGCGGGCGTCTGCTCATCTCGAAGGACGGGATCAACGGCACGCTCGGCGGCGATGTGATCACGCTGAAGAAGTGGGTGCGCAAGTTCCGCGGATACGCGCCCTTCAAAGACGCCGACATCAAGTGGAGCGAGGGCACCGGAGTGGATGCCGAGGGCCGCAGCCTCGACTTCCCCAAGCTCAGCGTCAAAGTGCGCGACGAGATCGTGTCGTTCGGCGCACCGGGTGAACTGCAGGTCGACGAGAACGGCGTCGTCGGCGGGGGCACCCGGCTGACCCCGGAGGCTCTGCACGAGCTGATCGACGAGCGGGGCGACGAGGTGGTCTTCTTCGACGGCCGCAACGCGCTCGAGGCGCAGATCGGCCGGTTCCGCAACGCGGTGGTGCCCGATACCGAGACCACGCGCGACTTCGTGTCGCTGCTCGATTCCGGGGCCTACGACGACCTCAAAGGCAAGCCCGTCGTGACCTACTGCACCGGAGGGATCCGCTGCGAGGTGCTGTCGAGCCTGATGACCTCCCGGGGGTTCGGCGAGGTGTACCAGCTCGAGGGCGGCATCGTCCGCTACGGAGAGCAGTACGGCGACGACGGCCTGTGGGAGGGATCGCTGTACGTCTTCGACAAGCGCCGCTCGATGGACTTCTCCGACCATGCCGCCGTCATCGGGGTGTGCGCGGGATGCGGCGCGGCGACGAAACGCACGGCCAACTGCCCCGATCCTTCGTGCCAGACTCAGGCCGTCGTATGCGAGTCCTGCGAGGCCGTGCGCTGCACCGCGCACGCCGCCTGA